In a single window of the Nilaparvata lugens isolate BPH chromosome 1, ASM1435652v1, whole genome shotgun sequence genome:
- the LOC111051544 gene encoding protein regulator of cytokinesis 1 isoform X2, with product MASQAEIWIDMEEEVIKTAKAVYEKLQTNWEELYGNQSEEVLKRSRSFIENMKEYLFNLERESDNEKTAMISNIEELLAKIQKLQKELHIKESIDMEFEPLAEVNNKLYNMFSSHMRLKRERQAEYKKLRDEEEELCKLLRLQLAPEVKGVASQAEMNNLEELIEELKEQKAEMENSIDDLRNKCTELMNELGVSPLLSIEKFCISGNTTLFSYDRDTEKELKKLLEKMLNQQQSAIEEANQLRSKLSVLWDRVTVPHHIRDEVLSNCRGHSKHEIAQLRNEVNRCEELKRANLKIYVSKVKEELQSWWDKCCFSDVQRASFRHFHETRLTEDLLEILEMELEKVRGFYMKYEHIYQMNEERRIMFEKFRELEESAKDSNRLFNRGCLLLKEEKARKKLQREMPALETKLKAKLDEFEATEGEPFLIFGKDLRLEMEEEWQEVHQNRDAKKTARKVAKTVGVAQPAANMGTPLMMRKRKLPPSSSSSRTNVRPGRQNVKAMTPSNVSTSSTYSLFQEHFEDLTKEASTPCRSTIVVTPVQSSGYGQTRVLRARNGQGPLHSSPKTPLAKPDHRLKANSQNIPKITVYNSSAAKRGAQTSANTTRRLATPVRNAAPAFRNAVGSASRIPKVVLPTKSPRLPIIF from the exons ATGGCGTCCCAAGCAGAAATTTG GATTGATATGGAGGAGGAAGTGATTAAAACAGCTAAGGCTGTTTATGAGAAACTACAAACAAACTGGGAAGAGCTCTACGGAAATCAAAGTGAAGAGGTCCTCAAAAGATCTAGAAGCTTTATAGAGAACATGAAG GAATATCTTTTCAATCTGGAAAGAGAATCGGACAATGAGAAAACGGCAATGATCTCCAACATTGAAGAGTTGTTGGCGAAAATACAGAAGCTACAAAAG GAACTTCACATCAAAGAAAGCATCGACATGGAGTTCGAGCCGCTGGCCGAAGTGAACAACAAGCTATACAACATGTTTTCTTCTCACATGCGTTTGAAACGAGAGAGGCAGGCTGAGTACAAGAAGCTGCGAGACGAAGAGGAAGAGCTTTGCAAACTTCTCCGTCTGCAGCTGGCGCCAGAGGTCAAAGGGGTGGCTTCCCAGGCTGAAATGAACAATCTCGAGGAGCTGATAGAAGAGCTCAAGGAACAGAAG GCAGAGATGGAGAACTCCATTGATGATCTGCGAAATAAATGCACAGAGCTGATGAATGAGCTTGGAGTGTCCCCACTTCTGAGCATTGAAAAGTTTTGCATCAGTGGTAACACCACATTGTTCAGCTACGACAGAGACACAGAAAAAGAGCTGAAG AAATTGTTGGAGAAGATGCTGAATCAGCAACAGAGTGCTATTGAAGAGGCCAACCAGCTGAGGAGTAAACTAAGTGTACTGTGGGATCGAGTAACCGTGCCTCACCACATCAGAGATGAAGTACTAAGCAATTGTCGCGGCCACTCCAAACATGAAATAGCACAG TTGAGAAATGAAGTGAATCGATGTGAAGAATTGAAGCGTGCAAACTTGAAGATTTATGTCTCAAAAGTGAAAGAAGAATTGCAGTCGTGGTGGGACAAATGCTGCTTCTCCGATGTGCAGAGAGCCTCTTTCCGTCACTTTCACGAGACACGGCTCACCGAGGATTTGCTCGAGATCTTGGAAATGGAGTTGGAGAAGGTGCGAGGATTCTATATGAAATACGAACATATCTACCAGATGAACGAGGAACGGAGAATTATGTTTGAGAAGTTTCGCGAACTGGAAGAGTCGGCCAAAGACTCTAACCGGCTATTCAACCGCGGATGTCTGCTGCTCAAGGAGGAGAAAGCTCGCAAGAAATTGCAGCGTGAAATGCCGGCTCTTGAGACGAAACTGAAAGCAAAATTAGATGAATTTGAGGCCACAGAAGGCGAGCCGTTCCTTATTTTTGGCAAGGATCTCCGTCTCGAGATGGAAGAGGAATGGCAAGAGGTGCATCAGAACAGAGATGCTAAAAAGACGGCCAGG AAAGTGGCGAAGACCGTAGGAGTGGCACAGCCTGCCGCCAACATGGGCACGCCCCTGATGATGAGGAAGCGTAAGCTACCAccgagcagcagcagcagtcgTACCAAC GTACGTCCAGGACGCCAAAATGTGAAGGCTATGACGCCTTCCAACGTGTCTACTTCATCAACGTATTCACTGTTCCAG GAGCACTTTGAAGACCTGACGAAAGAAGCCAGTACACCATGTCGTAGCACAATAGTAGTAACGCCTGTACAGAGCTCCGGCTACGGACAGACGCGCGTGCTGCGAGCGCGCAACGGTCAGGGTCCCCTGCACAGCTCACCCAAGACGCCGCTCGCCAAGCCCGACCACCGGCTCAAGGCCAACTCTCAAAACATCCCCAAGATAACAGTGTACAACAGCTCAGCTGCAAAGCGCGGCGCTCAGACGTCCGCCAACACCACGCGCCGCCTAGCTACGCCAGTTCGAAACGCGGCGCCCGCATTCAGGAACGCCGTCGGCTCAGCTTCCCGAATTCCGAAAGTTGTCTTGCCCACCAAAAGTCCAAGACTTCCCATCATTTTCTAA
- the LOC111051544 gene encoding protein regulator of cytokinesis 1 isoform X1 translates to MASQAEIWIDMEEEVIKTAKAVYEKLQTNWEELYGNQSEEVLKRSRSFIENMKEYLFNLERESDNEKTAMISNIEELLAKIQKLQKELHIKESIDMEFEPLAEVNNKLYNMFSSHMRLKRERQAEYKKLRDEEEELCKLLRLQLAPEVKGVASQAEMNNLEELIEELKEQKAEMENSIDDLRNKCTELMNELGVSPLLSIEKFCISGNTTLFSYDRDTEKELKKLLEKMLNQQQSAIEEANQLRSKLSVLWDRVTVPHHIRDEVLSNCRGHSKHEIAQLRNEVNRCEELKRANLKIYVSKVKEELQSWWDKCCFSDVQRASFRHFHETRLTEDLLEILEMELEKVRGFYMKYEHIYQMNEERRIMFEKFRELEESAKDSNRLFNRGCLLLKEEKARKKLQREMPALETKLKAKLDEFEATEGEPFLIFGKDLRLEMEEEWQEVHQNRDAKKTARKVAKTVGVAQPAANMGTPLMMRKRKLPPSSSSSRTNVSKVCKVASNTSIHTYSLSSCSTDKSAASSKKVRPGRQNVKAMTPSNVSTSSTYSLFQEHFEDLTKEASTPCRSTIVVTPVQSSGYGQTRVLRARNGQGPLHSSPKTPLAKPDHRLKANSQNIPKITVYNSSAAKRGAQTSANTTRRLATPVRNAAPAFRNAVGSASRIPKVVLPTKSPRLPIIF, encoded by the exons ATGGCGTCCCAAGCAGAAATTTG GATTGATATGGAGGAGGAAGTGATTAAAACAGCTAAGGCTGTTTATGAGAAACTACAAACAAACTGGGAAGAGCTCTACGGAAATCAAAGTGAAGAGGTCCTCAAAAGATCTAGAAGCTTTATAGAGAACATGAAG GAATATCTTTTCAATCTGGAAAGAGAATCGGACAATGAGAAAACGGCAATGATCTCCAACATTGAAGAGTTGTTGGCGAAAATACAGAAGCTACAAAAG GAACTTCACATCAAAGAAAGCATCGACATGGAGTTCGAGCCGCTGGCCGAAGTGAACAACAAGCTATACAACATGTTTTCTTCTCACATGCGTTTGAAACGAGAGAGGCAGGCTGAGTACAAGAAGCTGCGAGACGAAGAGGAAGAGCTTTGCAAACTTCTCCGTCTGCAGCTGGCGCCAGAGGTCAAAGGGGTGGCTTCCCAGGCTGAAATGAACAATCTCGAGGAGCTGATAGAAGAGCTCAAGGAACAGAAG GCAGAGATGGAGAACTCCATTGATGATCTGCGAAATAAATGCACAGAGCTGATGAATGAGCTTGGAGTGTCCCCACTTCTGAGCATTGAAAAGTTTTGCATCAGTGGTAACACCACATTGTTCAGCTACGACAGAGACACAGAAAAAGAGCTGAAG AAATTGTTGGAGAAGATGCTGAATCAGCAACAGAGTGCTATTGAAGAGGCCAACCAGCTGAGGAGTAAACTAAGTGTACTGTGGGATCGAGTAACCGTGCCTCACCACATCAGAGATGAAGTACTAAGCAATTGTCGCGGCCACTCCAAACATGAAATAGCACAG TTGAGAAATGAAGTGAATCGATGTGAAGAATTGAAGCGTGCAAACTTGAAGATTTATGTCTCAAAAGTGAAAGAAGAATTGCAGTCGTGGTGGGACAAATGCTGCTTCTCCGATGTGCAGAGAGCCTCTTTCCGTCACTTTCACGAGACACGGCTCACCGAGGATTTGCTCGAGATCTTGGAAATGGAGTTGGAGAAGGTGCGAGGATTCTATATGAAATACGAACATATCTACCAGATGAACGAGGAACGGAGAATTATGTTTGAGAAGTTTCGCGAACTGGAAGAGTCGGCCAAAGACTCTAACCGGCTATTCAACCGCGGATGTCTGCTGCTCAAGGAGGAGAAAGCTCGCAAGAAATTGCAGCGTGAAATGCCGGCTCTTGAGACGAAACTGAAAGCAAAATTAGATGAATTTGAGGCCACAGAAGGCGAGCCGTTCCTTATTTTTGGCAAGGATCTCCGTCTCGAGATGGAAGAGGAATGGCAAGAGGTGCATCAGAACAGAGATGCTAAAAAGACGGCCAGG AAAGTGGCGAAGACCGTAGGAGTGGCACAGCCTGCCGCCAACATGGGCACGCCCCTGATGATGAGGAAGCGTAAGCTACCAccgagcagcagcagcagtcgTACCAACGTAAGCAAAGTTTGCAAAGTGGCAAGCAACACGTCCATTCACACTTACTCACTAAGTTCGTGCAGCACTGACAAAAGTGCCGCCTCATCCAAAAAG GTACGTCCAGGACGCCAAAATGTGAAGGCTATGACGCCTTCCAACGTGTCTACTTCATCAACGTATTCACTGTTCCAG GAGCACTTTGAAGACCTGACGAAAGAAGCCAGTACACCATGTCGTAGCACAATAGTAGTAACGCCTGTACAGAGCTCCGGCTACGGACAGACGCGCGTGCTGCGAGCGCGCAACGGTCAGGGTCCCCTGCACAGCTCACCCAAGACGCCGCTCGCCAAGCCCGACCACCGGCTCAAGGCCAACTCTCAAAACATCCCCAAGATAACAGTGTACAACAGCTCAGCTGCAAAGCGCGGCGCTCAGACGTCCGCCAACACCACGCGCCGCCTAGCTACGCCAGTTCGAAACGCGGCGCCCGCATTCAGGAACGCCGTCGGCTCAGCTTCCCGAATTCCGAAAGTTGTCTTGCCCACCAAAAGTCCAAGACTTCCCATCATTTTCTAA
- the LOC111051544 gene encoding protein regulator of cytokinesis 1 isoform X3: MASQAEIWIDMEEEVIKTAKAVYEKLQTNWEELYGNQSEEVLKRSRSFIENMKEYLFNLERESDNEKTAMISNIEELLAKIQKLQKELHIKESIDMEFEPLAEVNNKLYNMFSSHMRLKRERQAEYKKLRDEEEELCKLLRLQLAPEVKGVASQAEMNNLEELIEELKEQKAEMENSIDDLRNKCTELMNELGVSPLLSIEKFCISGNTTLFSYDRDTEKELKKLLEKMLNQQQSAIEEANQLRSKLSVLWDRVTVPHHIRDEVLSNCRGHSKHEIAQLRNEVNRCEELKRANLKIYVSKVKEELQSWWDKCCFSDVQRASFRHFHETRLTEDLLEILEMELEKVRGFYMKYEHIYQMNEERRIMFEKFRELEESAKDSNRLFNRGCLLLKEEKARKKLQREMPALETKLKAKLDEFEATEGEPFLIFGKDLRLEMEEEWQEVHQNRDAKKTARKVAKTVGVAQPAANMGTPLMMRKRKLPPSSSSSRTNVSKVCKVASNTSIHTYSLSSCSTDKSAASSKKL, translated from the exons ATGGCGTCCCAAGCAGAAATTTG GATTGATATGGAGGAGGAAGTGATTAAAACAGCTAAGGCTGTTTATGAGAAACTACAAACAAACTGGGAAGAGCTCTACGGAAATCAAAGTGAAGAGGTCCTCAAAAGATCTAGAAGCTTTATAGAGAACATGAAG GAATATCTTTTCAATCTGGAAAGAGAATCGGACAATGAGAAAACGGCAATGATCTCCAACATTGAAGAGTTGTTGGCGAAAATACAGAAGCTACAAAAG GAACTTCACATCAAAGAAAGCATCGACATGGAGTTCGAGCCGCTGGCCGAAGTGAACAACAAGCTATACAACATGTTTTCTTCTCACATGCGTTTGAAACGAGAGAGGCAGGCTGAGTACAAGAAGCTGCGAGACGAAGAGGAAGAGCTTTGCAAACTTCTCCGTCTGCAGCTGGCGCCAGAGGTCAAAGGGGTGGCTTCCCAGGCTGAAATGAACAATCTCGAGGAGCTGATAGAAGAGCTCAAGGAACAGAAG GCAGAGATGGAGAACTCCATTGATGATCTGCGAAATAAATGCACAGAGCTGATGAATGAGCTTGGAGTGTCCCCACTTCTGAGCATTGAAAAGTTTTGCATCAGTGGTAACACCACATTGTTCAGCTACGACAGAGACACAGAAAAAGAGCTGAAG AAATTGTTGGAGAAGATGCTGAATCAGCAACAGAGTGCTATTGAAGAGGCCAACCAGCTGAGGAGTAAACTAAGTGTACTGTGGGATCGAGTAACCGTGCCTCACCACATCAGAGATGAAGTACTAAGCAATTGTCGCGGCCACTCCAAACATGAAATAGCACAG TTGAGAAATGAAGTGAATCGATGTGAAGAATTGAAGCGTGCAAACTTGAAGATTTATGTCTCAAAAGTGAAAGAAGAATTGCAGTCGTGGTGGGACAAATGCTGCTTCTCCGATGTGCAGAGAGCCTCTTTCCGTCACTTTCACGAGACACGGCTCACCGAGGATTTGCTCGAGATCTTGGAAATGGAGTTGGAGAAGGTGCGAGGATTCTATATGAAATACGAACATATCTACCAGATGAACGAGGAACGGAGAATTATGTTTGAGAAGTTTCGCGAACTGGAAGAGTCGGCCAAAGACTCTAACCGGCTATTCAACCGCGGATGTCTGCTGCTCAAGGAGGAGAAAGCTCGCAAGAAATTGCAGCGTGAAATGCCGGCTCTTGAGACGAAACTGAAAGCAAAATTAGATGAATTTGAGGCCACAGAAGGCGAGCCGTTCCTTATTTTTGGCAAGGATCTCCGTCTCGAGATGGAAGAGGAATGGCAAGAGGTGCATCAGAACAGAGATGCTAAAAAGACGGCCAGG AAAGTGGCGAAGACCGTAGGAGTGGCACAGCCTGCCGCCAACATGGGCACGCCCCTGATGATGAGGAAGCGTAAGCTACCAccgagcagcagcagcagtcgTACCAACGTAAGCAAAGTTTGCAAAGTGGCAAGCAACACGTCCATTCACACTTACTCACTAAGTTCGTGCAGCACTGACAAAAGTGCCGCCTCATCCAAAAAG TTATGA